From the genome of Arthrobacter sp. SLBN-122:
GCATTGCCGTTCCCGGCTGCTACCCAACCTCGGCCCTCCTTGCCCTGACCCCCGGCTTCGCGGCGAACCTGCTGGAGCCGGACGACGTTGTGATCGTTTCCGCCTCCGGCACCTCGGGCGCGGGCAAGGCCGCGAAGGTCAACCTGATCGGCTCCGAAGTCATGGGTTCGATGAGTCCCTACGGCGTGGGTGGCGGACACCGGCATACCCCCGAGATCGAGCAGGGCCTTTCCAACGCGGCCGGGGAGAAGGTCAATGTTTCCTTCACCCCCACCCTTGCTCCCATGAGCCGCGGCATCCTGACCACCGCCACCGCCAAGGTCAAAGCCGGCACCACCGCAGCGCAGCTTCGCCAGGCATGGACCGAAGCGTACGACGACGAGCCGTTCGTCCACGTGCTGTCCGAGGGCCAGTGGCCCGCGACCAAGTCCGTCCAGGGCTCCAACCACGCCGCCATGCAGCTGGCCTTCGACGCGCACACGGGACGGGTCATCGTCACCTGCGTGATCGACAATCTCACCAAGGGCACCGCCGGCGGCGCCGTGCAGTCCATGAACATCGCACTCGGCCTGCCCGAAACCGCCGGCCTCAACCTCCAGGGAGTAGCCCCGTGACCATCACCGCACCCCAGGGATTCCGGGCAGCCGGCGTCACTGCCGGACTCAAGGCCTCCGGCAACCCGGACCTCGCCCTGGTCGTCAATGACGGCCCCTCCAAGGCGGCCGCCGCCGTCTTCACCAGCAACCGCGTGGCAGCAGCCCCCGTGCACTGGTCCCGCCAGGTGGTCTCCGATGGCCGCGTGGATGCCGTCATCCTCAACTCCGGCGGAGCCAACGCCTGCACCGGCCCCACCGGTTTCCAGAACACCCACAGCACGGCCGAGAAAGTGGCCGAGGTCCTGGGCATTTCGGCCACCGACGTCTTTGTCTGCTCCACCGGGCTGATCGGCGAACAGCTGCCCATGGACAAGATCCTGCCGGGCGTTGAGGCCGCCGCTGCAGAACTCAGCACCGACGGCGGCCCGGCTGCGGGCACCGCCATCATGACCACCGACAGCGTGCCAAAGTCGGCCCTCTTCATCGGCACCGACGCCGACGGCCAGGAGTTCAGCATCGGCGGGATCGCCAAGGGCGCCGGCATGCTGGCACCCGGCCTGGCCACCATGCTGGTGGTGCTCACCACGGATGCCATGGTGCAGCCGGAACTTCTCGACGTCGTCCTCCGCGATGCCACGCGCGTCACCTTCGACCGCGCCGACTCCGACGGCTGCATGTCCACCAACGACACTGTGGTCCTCCTGGCTTCCGGCGCCGCCGGTGCCGTTCCCTCCGCCGAAGCATTCAGCGAGGGCCTGACCCAGGTGTGCGCCGAGCTGGCCCGGAAGCTGATCGCCGATGCCGAGGGAGCCAGCCACGACATCGCCATCCGCACCTTCAACGCCGCCAGCGAAGCCGACGCCGAAACGGTCAGCCGCTCGGTGGCCCGCTCCAACCTGTTCAAGGCCGCCATCTTCGGCAAGGACCCCAACTGGGGCCGCGTGCTTTCCGCCGTCGGCACCACGGATGCCGCCTTCGAACCGGACAAGCTCAACGTGGCCATGAACGGCGTCCAGATCTGCCGCAACGGCAGCATCGGGGACGACCGGAGCCTGGTGGACCTGGAGCCGCGCGAGGTGCTGGTGGAGATCGACCTGCAGGCAGGCGACGCCGAAGCCACCATCTGGACCAACGACCTCACCCACGACTACGTGCACGAGAACAGCGCCTACTCCAGCTAGGGGCTCCGCCAGCCATTTGCCCGCCCAAGGCATGAACCGCTGTGGAAAGTGACAACATGAACACCCAGACGCGTGAAACCACCAGCATGTCCGCTGCGCAGGACAAGGCGGCAACCCTGATCGAGGCCCTTCCCTGGATCCAGCGGTTCGCCGGCAGCACCATGGTGGTCAAGTACGGCGGCAACGCCATGGTCAACGGCGAACTGCGCCGCGCTTTCGCCGAAGACATCGTCTTCCTCCACCATGTGGGCATCCACCCCGTGGTGGTCCACGGCGGCGGCCCCCAGATCAACTCCATGCTGGGCCGGCTGGGCATTGAATCCGAGTTCAAGGGCGGCCTTCGCGTCACCACCCCCGAAGCCATGGACGTGGTCCGCATGGTCCTCACCGGCCAGGTGGGACGCGAACTGGTGGGCCTGATCAACTCCCACGGACCCTACGCCGTCGGCATGTCCGGCGAAGACGGCGGACTGCTGCGCGCCGTGCGCACGGGCACCGTGGTGGACGGGGAAGAGGTGGACCTCGGGCTGGTGGGCGAGGTGGTGGGCGTGGACCCGGCCGGCATCGTGGACATCCTGGGCGCAGGGCGCATTCCGGTGATCTCCACGGTGGCCCCGGAAATTGTCGACGGCGGAGAGGGCGTGGCGGGCACTGCCCGGTTCCAGCCCACGGGCCAGGTCCTGAACGTCAATGCGGACACGGCAGCGGCCGCCGTCGCCTCGGCGCTGGGCGCCTCCAAGCTGGTGATCCTGACCGACGTCGAGGGCCTCTACGCCAATTGGCCGGACAAGTCCTCACTGATCTCATCCCTCACCGCCTCGGAGCTGCGGCAGATGCTGCCCAGGCTCGAATCAGGAATGATCCCCAAGATGGCTGCCTGCCTCAAGGCCGTTGACGAGGGCGTTGAACGGGCACACATCGTGGACGGCCGCCTGGCCCACTCCATGCTTCTTGAAACATTTACGACGGCGGGCATCGGCACCCAGGTAGTCCCGGACGAGGAGATCAACGGATGAACACGATGGAAAAATCATCAGTGACCGAGCTGGTCGAGACCACGGGCCACGCAGGCTCCGAGTGGCTCTCCCGCTACTCCAGCTCCCTCATGAACGTGTTCGGTACGCCCCAGCGGGTCCTGGTCCGCGGTGCAGGCTGCCTGGTGTGGGACGCCGACGGCAAGGAATACCTGGACCTGCTGGGCGGCATCGCCGTCAACGCCCTGGGCCACGCGCACCCCTTCGTGACGTCAGTCATCGCCAGCCAGCTCGCCACCTTGGGCCACGTCTCCAACTTCTTCACCAGCCCCACCCAAGTGGCACTGGCCGAAAAACTCCTGGAACTGGCCCACGCTCCCGCCGGTTCCAAGGTGTTCTTCAGCAACTCCGGCACGGAAGCCAACGAGGCCGCCTTCAAACTGGCCCGCCGCAACACCGGCGACGGTGCGGTCAAGCGGACCAAAATCATCGCCCTCGAGGGTGCCTTCCACGGCCGGACCATGGGAGCGCTGGCGCTCACCGCCAAGGAGGCCTACCGGACGCCGTTCGAGCCGCTGCCAGGCGGCGTGGTCCACATCCCGTTCGGGGATGTGGAGGCACTCAAGGCAGCAGTGGACGAAACCGTGGCAGCCGTGTTCCTGGAACCCATCCAGGGTGAAGCCGGTGTCCGGCCGCTGCCGCCGGGCTACCTGCAAGCTGCTCGGGAGTTGACGGCCCGGACCGGGGCCCTGCTGATCCTGGACGAGGTCCAGACCGGAATCGGACGCACCGGAAAGTGGCTCGCCAGCGAGGACGCCGGGATCGTCCCCGACGCCATCACCCTGGCCAAGGGACTGGGCGGTGGTTTCCCCATTGGTGCCCTGATCACCATGGGTGAGCAGGCGTCGTCGTTGTTGTCCGCCGGCCAGCACGGCACCACTTTTGGCGGAAACCCCGTGGCCACGGCAGCCGCCCTCGCCACCCTCCACGCCCTCGAAAGCCAGAATGTCCTGGCCAACGCCACGGCGGTGGGGGAGCACCTGCGCTCCGCGCTGGCCGCGATCCCGGGCGTGACCGAGGTGCGGGGCGAAGGGCTGCTGATCGGGTTCGACCTGGACGCCGACGTAGCCCCCGCGGTGGTGCAGGCCGGCCTCGATGCGGGGTTCATCGTCAACAGCCCGGGCCCGAGCACCATCCGCCTGGCACCGCCGCTGATCCTCACCACGGCACAGGCCGACACCTTCCTCGCCGCATTCCCGGCAATCCTCCAGACCGCTAAGGACGCCCAGTGACCACTGCAACCCGGCACTTCCTCAAGGACACCGACCTCAGCCCCGCCGAGCAGGCCGAAGTCCTTGAGCTCGCCGCCCGCATGAAGGCTGCCCCCTACAGCGTCCAGCCATTCGCCGCGCAGGGCAGCGGCCGCAAGACCGTGGCCGTGATCTTCGACAAGACCTCCACCCGGACCCGGGTCTCGTTCGCCACCGGGATCGCGGACATGGGCGGCAACGCCCTGATCATCAACCCCGGCGAGGCTCAGATCGGGCACAAGGAATCCGTGGAGGATACCACCAAGGTGCTCGAGCGGATGGTCTCCACCATCGTGTGGCGCACCGGACCGCATGCCGGCCTGGTGGCCATGGCGGAGAACTCCAGGGTCCCGGTCATCAACGCCCTGTGCGATGACTACCACCCGTGCCAGCTCCTCGCCGACCTGCTCGCGGTCAAGGAACACAAGGGCAACCTCAAGGGGCTCACCATGAGCTACCTGGGTGACGCCGCCAACAACATGGCAAACTCCTACCTGCTTGCCGGGGTCACCGCCGGCATGCACGTCCGCATCGCCGGGCCGGAGGGCTATCTGCCGGCCGCGGAGATCGTGGCGACGGCAGAGGAACGCGCGGCAGAAACCGGCGGTTCAGTCCTCATCACCACCGATGCCAAGGAAGCGCTGAAGGGTGCCGACGTTGTCGCCACCGACACCTGGGTGTCCATGGGACAGGAAGCCGAGAAGGAAGCCCGGATGCAGCTCTTCCGGGACTACTCCGTCGACTCGGACGCCTTGGCACTCGCCGCGGATGACGCCGTCGTACTTCACTGCCTCCCCGCCTACCGCGGCTACGAAATTTCCGCCGACGTCATCGACGGCCCGCAGTCCATCGTCTGGGATGAGGCGGAAAACCGGCTGCACGCCCAGAAGGCGCTGATGGCATGGCTGATGCACCGCTCAGGCCTGGCCTTCGTCGATGGCCTTTCCCCCGTCGAAGGCACCGGAGAGAGCACGTTCTAGTGTCCGCCCAGCCGTCCACTCCGGGCACCAGCCCGGCCACCAAGACCGCCCGGCAGGCGCGCATCACCGCCATCCTCACCGGGCAGTCCGTGCGTTCCCAGGCTGAGCTTGCGGCGCTGCTGGCCGACGACGGCGTGCAGGTCACCCAGGCCACGCTGTCACGCGACCTGGTGGAACTGGGCGCCGTCCGCGTCCGCGGCAAGGAAGGCGTCCTGGTCTACGCCGTTCCCGGCGAAGGCGGTGAACGGGCCGCGAAGAGCGGCGTGACCCAGGAAATCCTGGACGCGCGACTGGCCCGGCTCTGCAGTGAACTGCTGGTCACCGCCGAAGCCTCCGCCAACATCGCCGTCCTTCGCACCCCGCCGGGCGCCGCAAATTTCCTGGCCTTGGCCATCGACCACTCGGTGATGCCGTCCATCCTGGGCACCATCGCCGGCGACGACACCGTCCTGCTGGTCTCCCGCGACCCGCTGGGCGGCCCGGACCTCGCAGCCCGCTTCCTGCAAATGGCCGAGGAAGCCGGGCAATAAGCTTGACGACAACGAAACAACCAATCCCAACAAGGAGCATCTAAAGTGACTGAACGCATTGTGCTGGCCTACTCCGGCGGCCTGGACACGTCCGTCGCCATCGGCTGGATCGGTGAAGCCACCGGTGCCGAGGTCATCGCCGTGGCGGTCGACGTCGGACAGGGCGGCGAATCGCTGGAAACCATCCGCCAGCGCGCCCTGGGCTGCGGCGCCGTCGAGGCCTACGTCGCCGACGCGTCGGACGAGTTCGCCAACGAGTACTGCGTGCCCACGCTGAAGGCCAACGCCCTCTACCAGGGCCACTACCCGCTGGTGTCCGCCATCTCCCGCCCGGTCATCGTCAAGCACCTGGTGAAGGCCGCCCGCGAATTCGGTGCCACCACCGTGGCGCACGGCTGCACGGGCAAGGGCAACGACCAGGTCCGCTTCGAAGTGGGCATCCAGACCCTGGGCCCGGACCTGAAGTGCATCGCACCGGTCCGCGACCTCGCCCTGACCCGCGACAAGGCCATCGCCTTCGCCGAGGAAAAGGGACTGCCCATCGAGACCACCAAGAAGAACCCGTACTCCATCGACCAGAACGTCTGGGGACGCGCCGTGGAAACGGGCTACCTCGAAGACATCTGGAACGCGCCCACCAAGGACATCTACGACTACACCGCCACCCCGGAGTTCCCGCCGGCACCGGATGAAGTCACCATCTCCTTCGAAGCCGGCGTGCCGGTGGCGATCGACGGCGTGAAGGTCACTCCGCTGCAGGCCATCAAGGAACTCAACCGCCGCGCCGGCGCGCAGGGCGTGGGCCGGATCGACGTCGTCGAGGACCGCCTGGTGGGCATCAAGTCCCGCGAGATTTACGAAGCTCCGGGTGCCATGGCGCTGATCACCGCGCACAAGCACCTCGAGGACATCACGGTTGAGCGCGAGCAGGCCCGCTTCAAGGCAACGGTTGGCCAGCGCTGGGCCGAACTGGTCTACGATGGCCAGTGGTTCTCCCCGCTCAAGCGCTCCCTGGACGCCTTTATCGAGGACACCCAGAAGTACGTCTCCGGCGACATCCGCATGACCCTGCACGGCGGCCAGGCCATCGTCAACGGCCGCCGCTCCGACACCTCGCTATACGACTTCTCGCTGGCCACCTACGACACCGGCGACACCTTCGACCAGTCCCAGGCCAAGGGCTTCATTGAGCTGTGGGGCATGTCCGCCAAGGTTGCCTCCGGCCGCGACATCCGGGTCGCAGGGAAGTAGCCCCTGTGGCTGAGCCCAAGACCGAAGCTACCAACGCGGGAGCCTTGTGGGGCGGCCGGTTCGCCGGCGGCCCCGCGGACGCCCTCGCGGCGCTGAGCAAGTCCACGCACTTTGACTGGCGCCTGGCGCGCTACGACATTGCCGGTTCCAAGGCGCACGCCCGCGTGCTGCACAAGGCCGGGCTGCTGGACGACGCCGAGCTCGAAGGCATGCTCGCAGCGCTGAACCAGCTGGACGAGGACGTGGCGTCCGGCGCCTACCTGCCCGCCGAGTCCGATGAGGACGTGCATGGGTCGCTGGAACGCGGGCTGATCGAACGGGCAGGCGCCCAGCTGGGCGGCAAGCTCCGTGCCGGCCGGTCCCGCAACGACCAGGTGGCCACGCTGGGCCGCATGTTCCTGCGCGACCATGCAAAGATCATCGCGCGCGGCGTCCTGGCTACGGTGGACGCGCTCGTGGAGCAGGCCAAAGCCCATCAGGGTGTTGCCATGCCGGGCCGCACCCACCTCCAGCATGCCCAGCCGGTCCTGCTCAGCCACCACCTGCTGGCCCACGCCTGGGCGCTGCTGCGCGACGTGCAGCGGCTTCAGGACTGGGACAAGCGGGCAGGCGTGTCGCCCTATGGCTCAGGTGCGCTGGCCGGTTCTTCGCTGGGCCTGGACCCGGAAGCTGTAGCCGCTGACCTGGGCTTCTTCTCCGCAACCCACAACTCGATCGACGGCACCGCGTCCCGCGACGTCTTCGCCGAGTTCGCGTGGGTCTGCTCGAT
Proteins encoded in this window:
- the argC gene encoding N-acetyl-gamma-glutamyl-phosphate reductase: MTISVAVSGASGYAGGEVLRLLAGHPGVTIGAITAHSNAGSRLGELQPHLHGLASRILEDTTVENLSGHDVVFLALPHGASAEIAAQLAEGTVVIDAGADHRLEDPAAWEKFYGSPHAGTWPYGLPELPGQREALKGAKRIAVPGCYPTSALLALTPGFAANLLEPDDVVIVSASGTSGAGKAAKVNLIGSEVMGSMSPYGVGGGHRHTPEIEQGLSNAAGEKVNVSFTPTLAPMSRGILTTATAKVKAGTTAAQLRQAWTEAYDDEPFVHVLSEGQWPATKSVQGSNHAAMQLAFDAHTGRVIVTCVIDNLTKGTAGGAVQSMNIALGLPETAGLNLQGVAP
- the argJ gene encoding bifunctional glutamate N-acetyltransferase/amino-acid acetyltransferase ArgJ, with the protein product MTITAPQGFRAAGVTAGLKASGNPDLALVVNDGPSKAAAAVFTSNRVAAAPVHWSRQVVSDGRVDAVILNSGGANACTGPTGFQNTHSTAEKVAEVLGISATDVFVCSTGLIGEQLPMDKILPGVEAAAAELSTDGGPAAGTAIMTTDSVPKSALFIGTDADGQEFSIGGIAKGAGMLAPGLATMLVVLTTDAMVQPELLDVVLRDATRVTFDRADSDGCMSTNDTVVLLASGAAGAVPSAEAFSEGLTQVCAELARKLIADAEGASHDIAIRTFNAASEADAETVSRSVARSNLFKAAIFGKDPNWGRVLSAVGTTDAAFEPDKLNVAMNGVQICRNGSIGDDRSLVDLEPREVLVEIDLQAGDAEATIWTNDLTHDYVHENSAYSS
- the argB gene encoding acetylglutamate kinase, whose protein sequence is MNTQTRETTSMSAAQDKAATLIEALPWIQRFAGSTMVVKYGGNAMVNGELRRAFAEDIVFLHHVGIHPVVVHGGGPQINSMLGRLGIESEFKGGLRVTTPEAMDVVRMVLTGQVGRELVGLINSHGPYAVGMSGEDGGLLRAVRTGTVVDGEEVDLGLVGEVVGVDPAGIVDILGAGRIPVISTVAPEIVDGGEGVAGTARFQPTGQVLNVNADTAAAAVASALGASKLVILTDVEGLYANWPDKSSLISSLTASELRQMLPRLESGMIPKMAACLKAVDEGVERAHIVDGRLAHSMLLETFTTAGIGTQVVPDEEING
- the argF gene encoding ornithine carbamoyltransferase, which codes for MTTATRHFLKDTDLSPAEQAEVLELAARMKAAPYSVQPFAAQGSGRKTVAVIFDKTSTRTRVSFATGIADMGGNALIINPGEAQIGHKESVEDTTKVLERMVSTIVWRTGPHAGLVAMAENSRVPVINALCDDYHPCQLLADLLAVKEHKGNLKGLTMSYLGDAANNMANSYLLAGVTAGMHVRIAGPEGYLPAAEIVATAEERAAETGGSVLITTDAKEALKGADVVATDTWVSMGQEAEKEARMQLFRDYSVDSDALALAADDAVVLHCLPAYRGYEISADVIDGPQSIVWDEAENRLHAQKALMAWLMHRSGLAFVDGLSPVEGTGESTF
- a CDS encoding acetylornithine transaminase, whose protein sequence is MNTMEKSSVTELVETTGHAGSEWLSRYSSSLMNVFGTPQRVLVRGAGCLVWDADGKEYLDLLGGIAVNALGHAHPFVTSVIASQLATLGHVSNFFTSPTQVALAEKLLELAHAPAGSKVFFSNSGTEANEAAFKLARRNTGDGAVKRTKIIALEGAFHGRTMGALALTAKEAYRTPFEPLPGGVVHIPFGDVEALKAAVDETVAAVFLEPIQGEAGVRPLPPGYLQAARELTARTGALLILDEVQTGIGRTGKWLASEDAGIVPDAITLAKGLGGGFPIGALITMGEQASSLLSAGQHGTTFGGNPVATAAALATLHALESQNVLANATAVGEHLRSALAAIPGVTEVRGEGLLIGFDLDADVAPAVVQAGLDAGFIVNSPGPSTIRLAPPLILTTAQADTFLAAFPAILQTAKDAQ
- a CDS encoding arginine repressor, which encodes MSAQPSTPGTSPATKTARQARITAILTGQSVRSQAELAALLADDGVQVTQATLSRDLVELGAVRVRGKEGVLVYAVPGEGGERAAKSGVTQEILDARLARLCSELLVTAEASANIAVLRTPPGAANFLALAIDHSVMPSILGTIAGDDTVLLVSRDPLGGPDLAARFLQMAEEAGQ
- a CDS encoding argininosuccinate synthase, with the protein product MTERIVLAYSGGLDTSVAIGWIGEATGAEVIAVAVDVGQGGESLETIRQRALGCGAVEAYVADASDEFANEYCVPTLKANALYQGHYPLVSAISRPVIVKHLVKAAREFGATTVAHGCTGKGNDQVRFEVGIQTLGPDLKCIAPVRDLALTRDKAIAFAEEKGLPIETTKKNPYSIDQNVWGRAVETGYLEDIWNAPTKDIYDYTATPEFPPAPDEVTISFEAGVPVAIDGVKVTPLQAIKELNRRAGAQGVGRIDVVEDRLVGIKSREIYEAPGAMALITAHKHLEDITVEREQARFKATVGQRWAELVYDGQWFSPLKRSLDAFIEDTQKYVSGDIRMTLHGGQAIVNGRRSDTSLYDFSLATYDTGDTFDQSQAKGFIELWGMSAKVASGRDIRVAGK
- the argH gene encoding argininosuccinate lyase, encoding MAEPKTEATNAGALWGGRFAGGPADALAALSKSTHFDWRLARYDIAGSKAHARVLHKAGLLDDAELEGMLAALNQLDEDVASGAYLPAESDEDVHGSLERGLIERAGAQLGGKLRAGRSRNDQVATLGRMFLRDHAKIIARGVLATVDALVEQAKAHQGVAMPGRTHLQHAQPVLLSHHLLAHAWALLRDVQRLQDWDKRAGVSPYGSGALAGSSLGLDPEAVAADLGFFSATHNSIDGTASRDVFAEFAWVCSMIGVDLSRISEEVIFWATKEFSFVTLHDSYSTGSSIMPQKKNPDVAELARGKAGRLIGNLTGLLATLKGLPLAYNRDLQEDKEPVFDAADTLELLLPAVSGMIATLKFNTERMESLAPQGFALATDIAEWLVRQGVPFREAHELSGAAVKQAESRGVELWDLTDEEYAAISAHLTPEVRTVLSTEGSLNSRNSQGGTAPAAVERQLAALEGELAGVREYAG